In one Thermanaerovibrio velox DSM 12556 genomic region, the following are encoded:
- a CDS encoding tetratricopeptide repeat protein: MFDRSRGFAFWGTLLLVALALWSVPIGSLPAEAKVRVRAVKRPSRAEQPLAVKGASLRSPLMTQAWRGGQQLVSEGRLKEAVRYLRAYVSVVPRSPDGWFWLGRAYLAMGDFERARNAFQRTLAVDPYYPSLQPDRLDDSGMPLWPEITPPEAD, from the coding sequence GTGGCGTTAGCCCTGTGGTCCGTGCCCATAGGGTCCTTGCCGGCGGAGGCCAAGGTCCGGGTGAGGGCGGTTAAAAGGCCGTCGCGGGCTGAGCAGCCGCTGGCGGTTAAGGGGGCGAGCCTGCGCAGTCCCCTGATGACCCAGGCCTGGAGGGGTGGTCAGCAGCTGGTGAGTGAGGGGAGGCTGAAGGAGGCGGTGAGGTACCTCAGGGCCTACGTCTCCGTCGTGCCTAGGTCCCCGGACGGGTGGTTCTGGCTGGGCCGGGCATACCTGGCCATGGGGGATTTTGAAAGGGCCAGGAACGCCTTCCAGCGGACCTTGGCGGTGGATCCCTACTACCCGTCCCTGCAGCCGGACCGGCTGGACGATTCCGGCATGCCCCTTTGGCCTGAGATAACGCCCCCCGAGGCGGATTGA